The genomic region CATCTCTGGCGGCCGATGCTGCGCGCCAAGTTCGACGGGCGCTTTGAGGATCTCCCCGCCACCTACATCTGGGCTCGTCTGATCCGCACCCGCTCCACCCGCCGGGGGGTCTCCCAGCGGGAGATGGCCGGTTACTTGGTCGGCGGCCATATGACCATGATCCGGGCGATGATCCGAGCGATCGAGGCCACCGGCGGAGAGATCCGGCTTCGAACCCCTGTGCGGGAAGTGCGGGTGGAGGAGAACCGGGTCCGTGGCGTCCGGATCGATGGGGTAGTGGAGCCTTTCGAGGCCGCCGCGATCACGCTACATCCTCCCCTCGTCCCTCCCCTCCTCCCGGACGTTCAGGGATCGTGGGTGGAAGATCTGCGCGCCTGGCGCTACCTGGGGGTGATCTGCGTGCTCCTGGCCCTGGACCGTCCCCTGACGGATTACTGGACGGTTTACATCACTGATGAGTCCGTGCCCTTCACAGGGGTGATCGAAACCACGCATTACATCGATCCGGCGGATGTGGGGGGCCATCACCTGGTCTACCTGCCCAAGTATGTGGCATGGGATTCCCCCTGGCTGCAGCGGAGCGACTCCGAGATCCTGGAGGCATGGCTGGAGCATCTCCAACGGATGTTCCCCTCGTTCCATCCGAGCTGGGTGCGCCACGCCCGGGTCCATCGGGAGCGCTACGTGGAGCCGCTCTTCCACCGGGGCCAGTGGCGGCGGATCCCCCCTCTCGTCACCCCGGTGGAGGGGCTCTTCCTG from Thermoflexus hugenholtzii JAD2 harbors:
- a CDS encoding NAD(P)/FAD-dependent oxidoreductase, whose protein sequence is MRIAVIGGGIVGVSLAYFLSRAGHRVVLYEASDQPGGLAGTIRLGDVEVDRFYHTILSSDTHMQALAAELGIADRLRFRPTGSAFFHEGRLYPMTTLRDFMAFPLLRTADRIRLGLTILAAYLHRDWRRLEEISVEEWLIRWGGRRAFHHLWRPMLRAKFDGRFEDLPATYIWARLIRTRSTRRGVSQREMAGYLVGGHMTMIRAMIRAIEATGGEIRLRTPVREVRVEENRVRGVRIDGVVEPFEAAAITLHPPLVPPLLPDVQGSWVEDLRAWRYLGVICVLLALDRPLTDYWTVYITDESVPFTGVIETTHYIDPADVGGHHLVYLPKYVAWDSPWLQRSDSEILEAWLEHLQRMFPSFHPSWVRHARVHRERYVEPLFHRGQWRRIPPLVTPVEGLFLVNLTQIYPALTNGESLTRHARRSAEEITRHLEGGSL